TGCGAAACTCATGTCCAACACAACTTTAACTTCCAAATACACTTTATAAACGTCAACTTCGAATACTCTTTTTTCAACTTCAACCAAATGTCGTCCAAACGCCTACACATTATGCCTCATTTCCTAGCAAAAATCCTCATTGCTCTGCTTCTGATTAAGTTTGGTTGATTGTTTCGTGCAGACAATAAGACACTGTCAGAAGCTCAAGCGGATCCATCAACTATCGCTATAGGATGCTGGAGAGGCAGATCTAACATCTCAGTGATGGTCACTGCACTTGATTGCCAAGAGCTGCTCGAAAGGATGTCAATGGGTGTGGAAGAGGAAACAAATTTTTGCTTGCCGGAAACCAATACATCAGCTGCAGAGGCAGATGAAATAGTTGAAGCAGTGGAAGATGAAGTTAAAGAGGACACTAAACAACCATGAGAATACTCTATATAAAACTTACGATTTTGGAGGCTGTTATAGATGTACCATGATTGTGAATTTAGTAATTGCTTGTTTGTAGCTTTGCTCAAGTTTTATTCAATATATCCACAACAATCATTTTCAGATGAAGATAATTTGAAGAATCCCTTTAGATTGTTATTTTATGTACTTAAATCAATATGTTGAAGAATTAAGTACCATATTTATGAGCCTTGAGCTTAAACTTTGTTTCCACTTTCTGCAGCCAATTGCTGGCTAGTGCATAGCTGCATTATGATATTGGGAGAACATATATTGTATTTTTGCAAAGGGGAGGGAGGGAAGAGGCAGACAACACAATAGAATAGCATTTTAGCACTAACTGtttgtttttatattttgactaTTTCTATTCCATTATAATTGTTGCCTTGGCTTCAGTCCTCTTTTTATGTTGTTGTTTGTACTTGTTGTCATTACTTCTTTTATCTtttctttagccgagggtctttcggaaattgTTTCTCTGccctccagggtaggggtaaggttgcgtacatttcaccctccctagaccccacttgtgggaacttGTTGGGTTtgttttttgtaacgacccgaccgatgattttgagtattatagctctgttcccccatttattgcttattccatgctcatttattgttatgtgacttgccgagttAATTAGTTTAGTTctggggatgtttcagaatgagttgggacacttagtcccaagtttggaagcctaagttgaaagagttgaccggatattgacttatgtgtaaatggctccggaatggagttttgatggttttgataactcagtatggtgattttggacttatgagtgtgtccagatattgatttggaggtccatagatgattttggcttgaattggtgaaagttggaaaagttgaggtTTGGAgagttagaagtttgaccgaaagttgactttgttgttaccggATTCGGATTATGGTTCCgcaagttggaataggtctgttgtgtcatttatgacttatgtgcaaaatttgaggttaattggagttggtttggtatgtttcagcattagttttggaagttagaaattcataagttcattaggcttgaatcgatgcgcgattcatagttttagtgttgtttgatgtgatttgagtcttcgagtgagttcgtatgatgttttaggacttgttggtatgtttggttgaggtcctgggggcctcgggtgtgattcagatcatgttcggcgcattttggAACTTTGAGGAACTGCTGATTTTCTGTTGCTGGTtttctctttcgcgatcgcggagagggagacgcgatcgcgtagcaagaatgattatgcgatcgcgaagcttggGGAGGCAGTGCTACACGAACGTGTGTGTTAGGTCGCgtccgcgaagaagaaaggaggagGCTGGTAGTCCACacaatttgttcttcgcgatagcGTAAAGagatccgcgatcgcgaagagtactTTGAGGGCACCTTGATTTTTGTTCTTTGCAATCGCGAGGGAtttttcgtgatcgcgaagaggaacaTCTGGGCAGAATATGagatttcaaaatcgagggttagagtattatttcatatttggactttgggagctcggattgaggcgattcttggaggaaTTTTCAAGgatttgattggggtaagtgattccaactcggatttggttaatatacatgaatctatcattgtttttattatttaattagtgtttcgtGTTGGAAAAATTGGAGaagattgtagaaacttcataggctttaatttgagaatttgaaggacgagttgtgatcggaattgagtaatttggaatggttggactcgtggttgaatgtgtgttcgaattttgttaattttatcggatttcgagacgtaggTCTGGGGTTAACTTGTTGAgtcgactttttgacttttgttaaagaacttagcttatTCATATATAATTGATtcttatagcttgtgttgattgtattgagttgcttttggctagattaagtcgttcggaggccgattcgcgaggcaagggcttgttggagtagagatttgcacggtttgaggtaagtaacactcttaaacttggttctgagggtatgaaaccctgaattacgtgttatgtgattggtgttgaggagaTGCACATACTAGGtgcaggcgtgtgggcgtgcaccgtagaaattgtgactcaaCAGATTCTGTAGAACTGTGTAGTCATCTAATCTTAGTATTATTCGTGTACTCTCCATGTGTTGGAGGAATTGAGCTGTGATTcttgttagaaattatgtttaggctatatgctagtactgttgggacccacataggtcgtttgttgttgaattatttgcaaaTTTACAAtcatgtactcagtcatatctatccttgcatatcatatctcaatctctgttaccATTATTGTTACACCATATTATCATTGTTTAGGCTTATTGTTATGAGattttgtgagcccgagaaactggtgagattaatgactgagtgaagccgatggcctaattgtgagtgatatttatgggatcgggttgtacgttgCAGCACGCTTTATTGATTCGtgtcatgattggcttatattagcggggaaggatccgcccctccggagtctgacatacatgcagtgagcgcaggtacctactgagtataagcgccgagcgcgagtgccgagtgactgggaggactgagtgactaggaggactgaATGACTGAGCGTGCTAAGTGAATTcatactccgagagtatgcatttgactttatcactgtgttgcattacaGTTGGCGTGCATAATTGACAGGTAGATATAGTGATGTATCATTCCGCATATTAGTCACACTTAGCATATTTTATCCGTGTTTAACTTAAccgttaaacttgaaagcatgtctacatttctgtactgttaagaATTTTTATTTAGACTGTACCTGTCGAGCTCGTCACTgttttcagcccaaggttagtcttgttacttattgagtacattgggtcggttgtactcatactacactctgcacttcgtctgcagatccaggtacttctagaCACGGCGGGTGCTAGATTGGGGCATCAGTTgcttggagactatcgaggtagctgccttggcgtccgcagaccttgactctcattcttttcagtttatttgtattgttctatctttctagacaaTGTTTAGCAGCTAGACTATGttgttatttagatgctcatgtactcaatgacactcGGATTCTGggggattttgtattgagttGGTGTTTTCTTAtcagttgattatgagatttttattatttaactttatttcagtatgtttaaattaaagatgtgTGGTTATTTGTGAgttatcggcttacctagtattgcgataggcgccatcacgacatatgagattttgagtcgtgacatttTTGTTGATTATTTCTACCTCAAAATATCAAATTATagcaaaataaaaatttatctgCACCAGATATTTATACCAAACTGTAAAAACTTATATAAACGCATGTCATATATTTATCTGTTTGGTATAAACACTCAGATACGGGAAAGTTTTTACCCACGAGGTATTATGTTAGAAGAATTTGTGTTGTATATAAACTTACACATGTCAATTTGGTTTAAAGATATGGCCATAGGTTATTGTTAGTTTTTTGTGATGTAAGTTAATTTGAACTAATCAGTTTTTTCTGGTGTAGGTTAATTTGAGCTAATTGCTATAGGTCAATCACATTTTTTATCATGAAATTTCAATCTCATACGCAATCTTTCATGTGCCAAACGCGAAATATAGTATCAAAATAACATATATAATCCCCTACACATGCCAATGACATTGGATTCTTTTGTTTTTGTCTACAAACCAAACTACAGCAAAAATATTAGAAATAGCCTATGGTGTTTACAAATTAAATAACCAGGGCCATAAAAATGCAAACGTTTATCGCTCCCGGACTTTAGTTTAATAGTGTAAGAGCATAACGTGTGATATGTGAATTATGCTATGAGTTCAATCCAACAACGGACAAAACCCCTCTTATACGCGATAGGCACTCTACCTTATTTTCCCGGTTACTACTTCCTTATCAGAACCCTCTTACCTTATTTTTCCGGTTACTACaaaacttcttcttttttaatgTACTAATTACTTTCTAGGTGAAATGATAGTATAAAAATTAGTTACATCATCTACATATAAAGGTAATGAGTTGCTGTTGTCCCCTTCCAATTAACTCACAATAACCATTTCCTTTCATTAACAGTGCAAAAAATAACAATATAAATATACAACCAAAAAGACTCAACTAACAAACCCAAGAAATTGACAACCAAAAGAATGAAATAGAAACACCAAACCCAATATCTCAAGATCTACAACATGCTTTCTTTTCTGGGATAACTTGTGCAGGACCAGGTACAAGAATTTTCTTTCCAGTTAAAGATGCAGAATTACCATTTGCTTGATCATCACCTGCAGCAAGATTCTTCTTGTTCACAATGTTGAAGATCTCtgtcaaaacagtaaagaaagcGTCCTCCACATTTGTGGCTTCCATTGCAGAAGTCTCTAAGAAGAATAATCCTTCTTTCTGAGCAAATTCTTTAGCGTCCTCGGTTGGAACAGCTCGTTGATCTTCAAGATCGGTTTTATTTCCGATCAGCATAATCACGATGTTCTTATCAGCATGTGCACGTAACTCTTCAAGCCAGCGTGGAATGTGATCAAATGTTTGACGTTTTGTTATGTCGTAAACCAGCAGAGCTCCCACAGCTCCCCTGTAGTACGCACTCGTGACAGCTCTATATCTGATCATGACACCAAAAGAATGACCGAGTTAATAAAAGCTGTTAAGACTCTGAACCTTCTATTATATCCCGTCCGATAGCAATCACAGACAATCAAAACCTTGAGGCAAACTGGATACCTCTGACCATCTAAATTCTATATGCCTAACAAAGAGCTAATTCCAAACATCATACTAATAGATCAAAAGGAATTAGTATTAGCAGGAATCATAACTCCAGCAAGTCATACAGCATGTATTTGCATACTAAGGCAATTCGATAATTTGAGATTTTTCTTCCAAATAAAAACAAGGTCTGGTCCACAGCAGGCATATTCTGCACATGATTAGTGAGGACGAAAGCCTAAGAACACCGTATTAAGGCAAAATTCAAGTTAGCATGGATGTATTCTAAAATGTTATTTATGATCCCCTCCAAGATAGCACTTTTTTATGAAGTTAATACATTAAAAGGTTACAAAAGAGAGATTAGGTTCCCTACCATAGCACCTTATCCACTACTAGGAAACATTAGACGAACCTGATCTAAAAGGGATATATAGAACGGAAAAGGGTCAAAAATACCCCTTTACTATTCAAAAATGTTCATTTATTccctccgttatactattggtCTACCACAACCCCTGACATCATAGAATTGGTGCAAAAATACCGCTCTGCCGTTAGGACCCTCCACCATGGCAATATTAACCCATGTGGCCTGACATGTCGTTGAGGTGGATGCCACTTCATTGCACCTATCCCATTTTATCCCTCCcctacttcttcttcttccaccACTTGGGTATGCCATGAGCTCTAAGGCTGCGCTTCATGTACTTCAACTAACTGGAATGCAAGAACAAATTAAATACAACAAAGAAAAGCCCTTAATTATCAATTTGATATTATACACTAACTACTCTTAATCTCCAGGATccggaaaaataaaaaataaaaaaaaatatagcaGAGTGATATTTTGCAGCATCAACAAGTCTCTTTCCATATTGTTGCTCTATATCTCCAAGAGGAATTGTCTGCAAATAGTTTGCTATACTAGTTTCATTAATTGGACAACAATTTGCAACACCCATTTCATTGGGTAAATCTCAAATTCCCATAAATCTTTTTTTGTTAACGTTTCTAGGTTACAACTGGAAATGAAAAATTTAGTGATGAAGAAGATTTGATAAAATCCGATAAAGATTTGGGTGTGGGGGATATTAGGTGGGTGGGTGTTTTTCTGAAGGAGGAAATCCATAAAGCGAGAAAATCAATTGCTATTAGCTAGTCACTACTTGCTATTACGTTAATCAGTTAATCACTGTTAAAAAATATGTGATGAAGATTGAGGTATCCTATCCCAAAAATCAAACGAAGATTACTTTGAGACTCAATGAAGGACTTGAGTGCTTTCTTCTCCTGGTGGTGCCATCAACCAAATATTGGGCAACAAACCGTGGCATTTCCTGGATGGCCATTCCAACACTTTAAGAGCTGAACTTTTCCAACAAATAATTTGAAATCAAATTCGaaaataaaacccaaattttcGATTCAATTTGATTTTTCGTGAAACAATGATGGTTTTATGGCATCAAAACTAGTGGTCTTATAGTGGTGGAAGAATAGGACCGTGGTGAAAGAGGAGGTGATGTTGGCCATGGTTGGGGGAAGAGAGAGGTGGTGGAGGAAGAAGAAGTAAGGAAGGGATAAAATGGGAGTGGTGTGATGAGGTGGCATGCCACCTCAGTGGTATGTCATGCCACGTGGGATAATGTTGCCTTGGTGGAGGTTCCTAGCGGAAGAAGGGTATTTTTGTACCAATTCTATGACGTCGGGGGCGTTTATGACCCTTTTTCCGTATATAGAATGTCTTAGTCAAACCAAGGACCACAGAATAGTTGACAAAGAAATTTGGACATGACCCACCCCCAACCCCACCtccaaaaataaaaggaaagaaagaaacatCTGATAGCTGAGAGCTGAAATAACTGGAAGCGAAATTAACAAATTGTTGCACGGATTTGGTCTAATGGTAAGAGCGTAGGGGGTGAAGTGCGGGTTAGGCGCACGCCATGGATTCGGACCCTGCCGTAGCCAAAAGCTAGATATTTAAGTGGAAAAGAATAGAGAGGTGGACCCATTATTAACTGAGTTTCGAACCGTGCACCAGTCTGCACTCGAGGATGTCTcggttatttttaaaaaaattaacatgAACTGCTAGGAACCTATATTTCAGCGTGAGTAAAGTAATAGTCATTGCTAATTTCTCCTCCAATACATGATtttttgattgatttggaagaaattGCAGCCCTGCGACGCAATGATGGTGACTATCAAATTGAGGCATTCTTACAGTAAGAGGGACAATTCTGATAGACATCTACAGTTTTATCAAGCCACTCTTAATAcaaaagaggggggggggggggatagggAGTGGTGAAGGGAGGCAAACAAATtgtaattaattgttaagaaagaaaagaaaaactaacaACCTGATATGGCAAGGGAATATGCATGGGAAGTTTTCTGTTAAGTCTGCTTATAAGGAATTCAACCTTTCCAATAATCAGGTTGAATGTTGGCCATGGAATATGATATAGAAAGTAAAAATTCCCTACAAAGTTGCTTGCTTTACATGGTTATTAGCAAAAGAAGCGATTCTAACACAAGATAATTTAATCAAGAGAGGTTATCACTTCCaaccaaaaggttgtgagttcgagtcaccccaagagcaaggtggggagttcttggagggagggagccgagggtctatcagaaacagcttctctacctcagggtaggggtaaggtctgcgtacacactaacctccccagaccccactagcgGGATTATACTTGGTTGTTGTTTTAGGTTACCACTTGTACTCTAGATGTTACTTATGTAGAGTGGAGGCAGAGACAATTAGTCATCTCTTTTTGCATTGCAAGTTGACTGAAGAATTATGGAGAATTTTCATCAGCTTAAGGGGAATTTTATGGGCAATGCCAGGAAGAATACTTGAAGTTCTAGCCTGCTGGAATAAAGAGGGTAATCTTTCTAGTCATAAAGAGAGATGGAGAATTGTCCCAACCTGCATATGGTGGACAATCTGGGAAGAGAGAAATCAGAGATGCTTTGAAGACAAGTCCAGTAACATCCAGAAGATGAAGATGAAATGTCTAACCCTTTTCTATTTTTGGTGTAAAGGAAAGTTTTTGGAAGATCATGAATCCATTTTTGATGTTCTAGATTCCTTGTGAGAAAACCAAGGATTATAAgtgttttttttttgtgtgtgtgtgcacTCCCTTTTGTAATTATGGGTGATTTCACAATTTTAGTGAAGTCTATATACTACTAATATACAAATATGTtacattcaaaaaaaaaaaaaaaactgaatctTCGAATAAATAtgtatgtctttatttacaaatTCACTAACATAAAAAGGCCTAATCTCTGTGTGGCACAATTGAGTTCAATTTACAACTTCACCAATATCAAGCTTTTCCTCAGGTGATTTTAGAAAGACTAAACAGTCAATAAAACTGATAGCAAAAGCAAAGCTCACTTCACGGTTTTGTAAAATGGCATTTAGATGAAAGACCAAGTA
This sequence is a window from Nicotiana tomentosiformis chromosome 5, ASM39032v3, whole genome shotgun sequence. Protein-coding genes within it:
- the LOC104112455 gene encoding ras-related protein Rab11D-like, with translation MTSGGGYGDASQKIDYVFKVVLIGDSAVGKSQILARFARNEFSLDSKATIGVEFQTRTLVIQHKSVKAQIWDTAGQERYRAVTSAYYRGAVGALLVYDITKRQTFDHIPRWLEELRAHADKNIVIMLIGNKTDLEDQRAVPTEDAKEFAQKEGLFFLETSAMEATNVEDAFFTVLTEIFNIVNKKNLAAGDDQANGNSASLTGKKILVPGPAQVIPEKKACCRS